The following is a genomic window from Strix aluco isolate bStrAlu1 chromosome 3, bStrAlu1.hap1, whole genome shotgun sequence.
ATGTACTCTGCTACTGACCTGTCATCTTTCAGTACAAGGGACACATTACTGTATCTTTCAAACAGGAAACACAAGACTAATGTGACAACATTTAGCCATTTAACTTTAGAGTAATATCACTTGCTTTAAGACAAAATGAATATACTGTGGAAATGCAGTCTTACACTGACGTGGGGTTGCTTTATAAGCACTGACTTCTGCAGTGCTCCAAACAGTGGTACCCATGCAACAGTCACCTGCAAGTTTATTATCACATAACTAGGTATACAGTGGAATCAGCTGCATGCCAGCACGACAGAATACACTTGGCTACAGAGTCTGttaaaaatgtaagcaaatgTGTAAGGAGAAAGGTAAGTTAcactaaaaagggaaaggaagaatgcCTCCAGATATTACTTGCACTAAATTCAGCACAATTATACAAAAGAGGCATAATCTCACATAAACCAAAAAAATGCCTCCACTTAATTTTATCATCTCAGAAGTTAAGATTGACATTTggtgacataaaaaaaaaaatgggtaacaCTCATACGTAGCTGCTTTTATTATGGGACGTAATCATTGAGTATGTGAAATGGAAACAACATACTCAAACTTTCAGTATAAACACAGGATTACATAACTCCTTATGTGAAACAGTACTTCTGGGAATACAtacttctttgctttttctttgtagtAATCGTTCAGGACTTCCTGCAACCGAGCATTGTCTGTGTTAATATACCCTTCCAGCTCCACATTATCCAAGGCTCCAATTTCATCTTCATCAAATTGttcaaaaaactaaaataaaggaGTATCTGTAATTAGATCACATTTGTTGTGCAACTTCTTGATAGCTTAAAGAAGATTCATACATTTCTTTCTATTTGccccttttttcctctcccctctcatcTGTTGAACAACTGCCAAACACACCTGCAGTAGGATTTCCTCCTTACTGTCTTTCAgcacaaagttattttttaataatatgtaAATCAGcttctggaaaatgtttcttattcCGATGCATTATTTCAATTTGTACATTAAAAAGCCTGTCACTGCTCAGGACAAAAGTTATACCATATTTCCACTGCTCTGACACCATTTCATGAATGTATACTTGGCACAGTGGGGAGAAAGTGTGAAAGAAATGAGTCTTTACCAGGCACTTGTACACCATTTGCTGTGTTGAACTAAGCCTCTCAGACAAAAGTGTAACACCAACTATGAATGCTCATTACAGtgacagaagtaattttatttaactATATTAGCGTTAGGCCTTTTAAGAGCAATTAACACTATAACCTATTTAACACAAGCCTCTTAATGCACACAATATTAAATGTGGAATATGTGCAAAGAATAGCTGTTTGACGCCCTGACAACTGAAGGCAGTAAGAATTTGCCCAGGCATACAGGACATCACCTTATGAGgtgcatcagaagaaaaaagaagcatttaatAGCCTTATGTTTAACAGTTACATTCTTGAGCTGCCTCACCTTCTCAAATCTGTCATCCAACAGCGTTAACTGCTCATTCCTTCTCATTACTGAAGAGGTCATAGAATAGTCTGTGAAACGACTCCTGGTTTCTTCTTGcataaaaagaaattcttttgTCTGTCCATTAACCCCATCATCTGACAAAGGACCTTCTGAATCATAGTCTTTACCATTACTGCAACTATCATTTTCATCACTATCATCCTCCACATCTTCCcattcatcttcatcttcagcaTCTGATCTCCTGAACAGAagtataaaacatttttagaatatGGACCTTTCCACAGCTCTGACCAGTGTTGGGTTATCTGAAACAATTTGGCAATAATAGATTTAAATCTCCAGAGGAAAGATAAAAAGCGATTATTTTCAAgcaagtaaaagaaaaacaagtttagcAGTAATGTAATGGTATCGCCAAAGTCAGCATGATATTACTTTTGTCTGAAACCTAGAAACATTTCTGATAACTGTTGGATCACACATCTGTGCACTAAGAGTGAGGTTATGTTTACATTCAGCTATacatgtcaaaataaaaaaagaaaaacactagcTGCATTCTTGAATATTAAAACTTGCGAAATTTCTCATTGTTCATAAAATTATGAGAATGATACCAAAACCTAAATAAATAACATGCAGTGGGGTATCACGTGAAGCATTTGTAAAGGTTCTGGAAACACTCATTAGCCTTAATCAATATTGTTACTGACGTATTTTAAATGCGGTAGATGGCAGTGTTTTAAACAGTTCAAGAATCCTATTATTCCATACATTGCACCTGTAAACAAATACATGTAAGCCATGAGCTCAAAGTAACAGATGAAGCCCACCTCATAGATAACACATGAAAATTTGATTTTGTAAGCTACCACCCACATAATGCAagataatacttttttcctttaacacaCCTAAGTATTCAATTTGAAATCTGAAACCATTCTTGTTTCCTACAACAACACAAGAAATAACAAATAGCATCATTCCTATTTACACGTGACAAACAGTTCTGCGAAGCGCTATCTACCCTTTCTGTGGTTCATTTGCTTGTAGAACAAAATCGTCTTCCAGGATATTTTCTGGATTGTCAAAGTCAAAATCATCATCAAGAGCTGCAACAATGTCAGGGTCAAAATCTAGTCGTGGTcctagaaagttaaaaaaaacccaaactaaaataTGTATGTTTCTCTGACATTATGAAGCTACTTTACTGGATAAAAAGCAATCCAACTAGACTGTTAATTTGCACTAAGATTAAACCTCAGAACCACAAAATTCCTCAATAATATTTGTAGATTTGGTAGAGGGCAAGTCACCAGCCTCTTGTGAATTCTCCTTATTCAGAAAAGAACATTCCCCAGAGGTCTTAAGCTTCCATAAATGTATTTTACTTAGAATattgtagaagaaaaaatatccaaGCTAAAGTACTGTATGATCAACTGCCAACCCTAGCTCCCACCCCCTAAAATTCCCTACATTACAAAAGGTCAGAAAGTGTTTCTCTACTGCAATTAACAGCAGTGTCTTTAGCATCCTTCTGTCAGGAGAGAGAGAACTGCTACGATTACTTCCTGTTATAAAATATTAAGATAGTTGTAAAGTGAATGTTCAGTGCAAATATGGATACGTAACAAAAGCATACTTACAGCCTGTAACACTGAAATACTACTAATGAAGGAAAGTAAACACCACTCAGTATttgaaaagaagataaattttgAGAGTGAGAATCCAGTTCCAAACTTGGATTCAAACAGATGGAGTAACAAATCAATAGTATTATCTACAGTTTTCCCCATTATTAGGTTGTATTTACTACACAATAGTAAGATATCATGGATTCTGCCCCTTCAAACAAAGCTAAAAAGCTATTATTAGTGAATCACAGAAATAGGTCTCAAATTGAAACACAGGTCTCCTAGATCACTCTTTGTGTCTGTTATTGAGCCTGTTCTAAACCAAAACTAATATGACACTGTAATCAAAGCCGCAATCACCACCTAGTACCTAGATGGCAACTCAACGTTACAGAAAGGTAAAAGATTTAATGATACCTGAAACAGGAGCAGCTTTATTTAACAAGCCCACGTCCTCTTCAAACTCTGTGGCAAATACTGAGGAAGGCAACTTAATAGATGGAGCcttaggaaaagaaacaaaaactcaTCATCACAATATACCTGTTCTCAGGTTCTCATCTGAGCTCACATTAACAAAAACGTGCAGATAATCATGTGACCAAAAGAAACTCTGTGAGTGCTACTTAAATATTAAGATAAGCACTGCTTTATTGGTGGCTAATTTTCAAAGTTATGCAATGAAAGCCAGGTAAAGTGTTGGCAGCATTAATTCTCATGTCAATATTCTCTAGGTACAGAGACAGAATTTTTGCATCTCTGAAGCTTTCTACAGAATGGTTGTACAGCAGGCACAAtgaaatttataatttttttgttttggagaacACTAACACACATTTGAAATTACCCCTTTATTGAAAGGCTTATTAAAAGCTTACTAACATGCACATCTAAAATAACTTTAAATCTTATGTAGTATCACCAAACTATACCTGAAAAGTATTTCTGACTAAGAACATTGGTTTCAACTAAAATTACAGTATTTGGTTAAACCAAACTTCCTCAATTAAAAGTGACTAACTGGTAATTGCGTACCTCATTGCTTGAAATTACTTCTTGATTTTCTGTTCCAACATGATCTAGCATCATGAAATTCCACAACTTATGCCAGCAATTGAAAAGTTTGGTTTTATTCCCTCTGGGTTCCGTTACATTCCACTTTAAAAACATGGTGTACTGGTAATATAATCTGGTATATTCATAACTCTCAGAGCATTCAAAAGTTCTAAGAATCTTAAAAACAAATGCCAACCCCAGAAAAACATATGACTTGTTCAAACAAATACCTTTGTAATCCACCTCTGTCAAGAAAATCTTGTCTTGGGTACACAAAGTGTTTTAACACTGTGCTGGCAAAATACTGTTCATCAATAAACTTTGGCTGGTCAACTTTTGTTTTTACTTGTAGGAAAGTCTGACTGTGGGTCAAAAGgatcctaaataaataaatatatatacaatatatagaTCACAGTCAAGATAACACTTGTTGAATATGGTTAATGTGTCTACAGATGCTAAACTCCAAAGAACGGCATACGATTACTATTAGCAAAACCACTACTTACTGAAACTCGCTGAATTTCATCTTCTATGTGCCCCTCACTTGTGACAACAATTCTGCTTTGCTGTCCACGCACAGAAGGGACAAGCTCAGAGGGACCAGAGGCTTCTTTTAGATGCTGCAAATAGTCATAGTCATCATCAAAGAAGACTCCATACTTCCGCTGCTCTTCTCTCCTTTGCTCCTCATGCCCCTTGGAAttgtaaaaagaaatacatatagtTACTTAAGTCCATTTAAAACTTAttagtaaaaagaaaagacatctaTTAAGAATGCCTGAATTCTAAAGTCCTTTTAGTCCTCTCTCCACTCATTACCCCAGTGCACAGCCAATTAGAAAGTTGGGGCCATCTGGTTCAGTGTTAGGATGCTGTCTGAGCTGGACCTTAAACAACTTTTTCCATAAGCAGCATAACTAACAACTTTTCAGGGTGGGTCAGGCAGTTTTTGTGGTTTAATATGTTTATGACCGTAATGCCAGTTAGTCATCCTTCAACCCATCAAATTCCCTACATCTTCCCCTTTGTTTTAATAAGCTGGACCAAAAACTACCTTCTCTCAGGCTGttctctgttctctctcttcTACCCACTGTTCTCTCCTGTGGCATTTCTTATCTGAATGAACCTCAATATTAAAAGCAAGTATTTACTTTCTGTGTAGGCAGCAGAACTCTCTGGGGTGCAGTATCATCAGCAGCAAGTGGATCCCTCTGACTTCTGTGCACCAAGTGAAATGTTACCGCTTTCTTCTTGTCTATGaagggtttctttttcttgtgagGCTGAAAAAGGACATTTGGTTAATCAttagtaaaaaatgaaatattaaatgcaCCTAAAAAGAATCTTTTGCTTGGAGCATTCTACTGTATTCCTTTTAAGGCAATGTCTTATATACTTAGAGACGAAGCAAAAAGGGACTAGTGGTGGCTTAACTCTTCTCACTACACGTACAACAGCCACTGCACATGTTCTAATAGCATATGCAGCTGTATTCAGCTGCAAAATGGCAATACAACAGTACAATAAATATTTGATTATAGCATATACACCTTAAGATATAATCctagaaaagacattttaaataactattttctaAACACTGGGTCAAATCCAAACAAACTTCATCCAAGAAACACAGGAAACTGACATAAGGAAATTCATCTAGACACACCTAGCTTCTTGAAAATTGTTTAGACACCTGTTCCTATACCAGTAATTCCAAATCAACCACAAAAACTATCGACTGTACCATTACACAGACATAGCTCTAACATCAAAAATGTATCTGCATTCTGGATCAACAAAAATCTGAAGTATTCTTAACTGGGTGAAAGTCTTTTCTGCAAGTTAGCATATCTGACGTCAGGAAATACTTTTGTTAAAATTTCCTGCTTTACTTATCTACCAAAATGTGTTAATAGCAGATATATGCAACTTGTGAACTATTCTATGGATCTAACCTATCTTCTTTACCTGTTGGCTTTAAGTATACATGACACACTATGACATATCAAAGTTCAGCGCCTATCAACTGCCACCATATATTTTGATATGTACTTTAAAACCTTACGCTTGGCGCAACCAGAAAAGGAAATACTTCAAGTTTTTGGAAGCAGGCAACCTGTTGCCCCTACAAACAAAGCTGCCGGTGACCGATGGTACCAGGGAAGTGCCTGTGACGCCGCAGGAAGCCGAGCAGGacagctgccccccacccccggtGCCTCAGGGCACACACCTCGGGGGTTCGCCTCAGCCGCGCCCGCCCGGGCGGCCcaggccgccgccgcctcccgctccccgccgcggacccggggctgccggggcagATCccacgggccgggccgggcaggggaaAGCTCCTGGGGAGCCCGGCAAGCAAAGCAGTCAGTGTGGCGTTTCTCCCCTCCAAACCGCCCTACGGAAACGGCCCGGTTTCAACCCAAGCGCTGAGGGAGAGCGGACGGACACGACAGCGAGCCGCGCGCGGCCGCCCCATCCTCTgcccctcctcctctgcccctcctcctcctcctcctcctcctcctcctcctcctcaccatgGCGCGAGGGCAGGTCGGGGAGCGCGCGCTGCTCGTCGGCGACAGGAGACGCTACGGCCGCTCCCGGCACCCCCCCCAGTCCTTCTCGCTCGCACGCGGGCCGGGCGTCAACACCACCCCGCCGCGGCCTCCATCTTGGGATAAAACAGTGACCAACGGGGGGGAAGGCGATAGGCTACAAGTGCGGACAGGTCTTTTTTTACGCCAGTAACAAAAACTACGAGAGTTTTCTCAGactgaaacagtattttaataagAGAGGCTCCATGAACGCAAGCAGGGTACTTCTTCCACTTTCTAGAGGCATATTTTCCCACTTCTCCCCCCAACTGATGGAGAGTGGTTCCGCCCGCCAGCAGGCCTCAGCGGCAGACCGCTTTGCAGCGGGCCAAAGGGCAACGCGCCTGCGCAGCGGCCGGGCTGTCGCTCGCAGGACGGGGCGGAGCTCGCTGGCGGAGAGGCGTGGCCTAGGGCTCGGGCTCCGCCCCCTGCTGccgccggagcggggccggggacGGGGCCTCCGCCCTCCCCTCAGCGGCGGCAGCGCCTCTGCGTCCGCCGTCGTGGTTACTCTGCTCGCCGGCCCTTGGCGGAGCCGCCTGGTGCCGCGGCGGCGCAGCGCGGCTCTCTGAGGCCGTCACTCCTGGCGGCAGCACGACACCCTGCCCCAGGCTCCGCACAGGCAGAAAATCGCCAGCGCGCCCTACAACGGCAAGGGTTACAGCTGCGCGCCTCGCCGGCCCGAGCGAGGGAGATGAGAGAAGGTTACGTGACAGACGTTATCATTTCACTTACTGCACTAAGTGCTCAGGCGCTACAATAAAATACACTAAACTTTTACAAAGAACCTGTGTGGGACAGGAGGCACGGCACTACTCGCCTTCTGGCCCGGCAGGAAGACCCTGCACCACAGCGGTCTGACACACCCCCCCCTTTGCAGTCTGTGCACAAGCTCATATCCAGGCTCAATTTGAAGGCTCAggtgtaaatatttaaatatgtaagtATTCATATTAACAGTGTTTCACCATATATGCGTTCTTACTTCTTGTGATATGACACTCTAGCTGTATAAATTATACCTTTGCCACGTAGCTTGCCTGTGcacaaacacacaggcac
Proteins encoded in this region:
- the LTV1 gene encoding protein LTV1 homolog, with the protein product MPHKKKKPFIDKKKAVTFHLVHRSQRDPLAADDTAPQRVLLPTQKGHEEQRREEQRKYGVFFDDDYDYLQHLKEASGPSELVPSVRGQQSRIVVTSEGHIEDEIQRVSAPSIKLPSSVFATEFEEDVGLLNKAAPVSGPRLDFDPDIVAALDDDFDFDNPENILEDDFVLQANEPQKGRSDAEDEDEWEDVEDDSDENDSCSNGKDYDSEGPLSDDGVNGQTKEFLFMQEETRSRFTDYSMTSSVMRRNEQLTLLDDRFEKFFEQFDEDEIGALDNVELEGYINTDNARLQEVLNDYYKEKAKNCVKLDALEPCEDIDSPVNEQSEEEKEEIVAVVIEEPKEKWDCESILSTYSNLYNHPTLIKEPSKPKPIKISQKTGIPLHILPQRALTAKQIERMQMINGSDLPRASTQPRSKDESKEDRKARKQAIKEERKERRMEKKANKLVFKLEKTRQEKELLNLKQNVQGLKLS